Part of the Nicotiana sylvestris chromosome 5, ASM39365v2, whole genome shotgun sequence genome is shown below.
AAAAAAAAGATACAAGTCCCTTCATTCCCTCCAGCATATATACACGGAATTAAAAGAGTATTTAAGACTGATTAGTGGTTTATTTTCAAGAGGAAGATCAGTGATGGCATTCACGGGATAACATAAATACCAAAATAGCTATTGTATGCCAACACGTAGCGCATATTTCAGATTCTTGCATACACATGTGCTACAAGGACAAACAAAAGTGCCAACAACCAATCTTTTTGACAAAAAAATACTAAAGCAAGGACGAGGAAAAGGCTCAGATTACTTGTTATATAAAAGGATCTCTCAACAATATAATGCAAGTGGATTCATAACACTTGTAGATTATTTCTTACAAGGATCTTAAGGAGGTCCTAGTTAGGAAGTGTACTGCACAACCGTAACTCCCTAACAGCTTAATATACAATTGAattaaattaaaacaaatataaaaCTACTTTCTCAACAAAGAATGAATGAAGTTTCCTTAAGATGAGCACAATTGGCAGCTCAAATTTCGATGGAGTCCACAAGTAGGGCGATAATGTGAGGTTTTAAGACTTTCTCCGGATGAGTATATCCATCTAGATTGTGTATATATGTAACCTCAACTATACGAGCAAGATTGAGAATAGGAGTTAAAAACTCTACAGATACAGGAGTTGGCCTAAGAAGTCCTTCATTAAGATCCTTCCATGCTTTCTCAGCCATTTTCTGGAATTTATCCATTGCCTCTTTTGTTGCTACACCATAGTCTCTCATGCAACACTCAATTCCTGTTGCAATTTGCCCCCTGCTTTTCTCAACCTGGAAAGGCACATAGATAAGGGATTAACTTTTATATTGCCTCAATTATCGTAGCAACACTTTTTTTGTCTATATCTCATATAATTGTATAATTTCTTGAGATACAATTCATACCTCGTATGTGGCTGTGTCATCAATAACTCGGCATATTATCACACTAGCTTCAAGGATTTTAGGGTTCTTTGACAACCACTCAAAATCATGCTCTGTAGCAGACTTTATACCCAAATATGATGTTGTCGCAAGGTAGTAATATGTTGTAGTTGCCAGTGCATTGCTTAGATATTCAGAAACAGGTGGCATATATCCTTCAATAAACCATGTTGACTCGACATTATAATTTCTTACTACTTCTTTCATCTGTGAATATAAAACATAGATGTTCAAGTGTTAAAATTCTGATTCAAGTATATCAAGTTTCTGATCACTAAAAGACGTACACAAGGTAAAACAAAGTGAGAAATGGATTAACGAGAAAATGTATTTCGATAGTTAAGTTGCTCAAACTTACTCTTTCTATTGCATGGCAGACAATATGAGATCTTCCAGCACTAGACAATTCCTTTTCATAATCCTTGTAAAGATCTAGAATAGCTTTATAACTCATTTTCATGTAATCAGGAAGCCGATCAATTTCGTTGATATCCCATCTGTAGGATGACAATAAATTAAGGTGAACTCATGCTTTTTGAAAGAGCTAGCGCGCAACTATAATGAGTAGAAGTTATCGTCTTAATCTTTTCGCACCGACAATTCACTATCAAGGATTAAGTGAGTTGATGAAGTTCATACCTTTGTATGGCATCTGTGTATGCCTCAAGTTCTTTAACTGTACCATAAGCATCAAAGGTGTCATCGACAATGGAAATCATTGATATGGTCTTAACGAGCATGACGCGAGCTTGAGAGTATTGAGGCTCAAAATAAACTCCTAATGCCCAAAAGTAGCATTCAACTACTCGATCCCTAGCATATGGAAGTGTTGTTACAAAATCCAAATCTTTCCACCACCTGCAGCATAACAAATTAACATAAGTACTTGAGATATGATCAATCAAAAAGGGTTCATCGTTTTTATTTATCGCACCTTGATACTTCAGCAAGTTCTTGTTTGTGCAACATCTGGAGCATGTTGTAATCCAATTTGGAAAATCGAAGTAACACAGTATTTTTTGATTGTTCCTTCTCATAGATTGATGAGATGAAGAATCGGGTCTCGACTCTAGGAACGCCCTTGTGCAAACATTGCTCAAGGGCATGTGTCACTTGCTCCCTAAGTGGAGATATCAAATGTAGAGCTGCAGATTCAAGATGGATAGTGGAGAAAGCAAGTGCGTCTTCTAAGATATCGTCAGCATGAGTCCTTACATGTGAAGCTTCATACAAGTTTAATAATCCTAAGACATCACTAGCAAGAGACTCCTTGAATTTGCCATTTTCATCTTGGAATTTGCTGAAAATTTCTGGTATTTCAAGAAAGAAAGCTCAAGATTAATTAACCTTCTTGCAACAAATGGGTAATAATTTTAACAACAATATTAAAGGTGTGCTTCATGATGAGCTTACCCGGAGAGATGTTGAAACCATGTTGCCTGAGCAATCGAAATTGAAGCGCAGAAGTGCACAAATCATTGCAGTTTGAGTTTTGGTTATAAATTTGATCCAAAATCTCATCAATTTCTTTCTCAAAGTGGTAGGATATGCCAAGGCGTTCAATAATGTCAATCAAGTTCAATGTGTCAGCCAATTTTCTTCCGGTTGTTAACAACATACTCCTTGTCTGTTCCTTCAATGGTTCAATCTCTTGAGCATACTTTTCAGCAACCTATTTATAATGTATTTTAAAAAacgaaattagaaaaaataatgttGTTCAATAAACATAAAGAAGAAATTAGCCATGCTTGcctatatataaagaaaattagtAATTTACCTCATTGTCAATGGAGAATGAAAGGAACTGATCACCCCAGAGACTAGGGGAGAAGTCGGCCACGGGACGGAACTGAGGCCATTGCTAATAAAAGATAAgagtatttttttcttcttttaaggAAGAGGGAAAGGAACTCTGAATTGTTGAAAGCTGATGATCTAAATGGAAGAAAAGAGAGAAGTATATATATAGTGGTGAGAAAAGCGCAGCCAATtctctaattaatatttttattgtaAATACAATTTAATCATTTCCTCGCTGCCTTACTTGACTTTATACTGGCTAGCTAGTCAACCAACCAGCAGTCTTTTGATTCATTGTTGGCGTCTGGGGTCTGTTGATCCAGATTTCCTAATTATTTAAAGTCtaaatttttttttggttaaatggATAGTATTATTTAAAGAAGTTAATTAGCCTGTAGCATCGCTCGCTACCGAATCGGAATTACTATTAGAAGCCGAAATTTTCCTTGCAAAAGTAATTCCTACAATATATTTGTCTACCCTATTTTGTTTGCAAACACCTAAGGAACTACCAAATACTAATGCGATCAAAATTCTAAGTATTACTTTAATTTGTTCATAAGACCTTATGTCAGTGTTGCGACATAAATTTCAACTTTTAATGCAGAGTCtatctttcagctttatctagaggcaattgtaataggtactcagagtattcaagttagagttaacttgatgTTGTCGCAATAGTTAGAGGTTGTGTggtacaacgggattagagttagtcctaggtttacaaaagagtttttgttaTTGTAATTTTTGGcacagtgattttagtggagagtttggaaaaatcctacttgaaagtaggtcgtggttttttcaccttttgagccaggtgttttccacgtaaaatacttgtgttctttactttccacatttactatttctgcaatagtaggttaaggaacacttaaaagaaccaggtccttccataatcagtttaatcgaaaaaaattggtcaccacacaaatcacccccctcttgtgtggtattgaagtataaaacatcaataacttaggaattgttcgagcttgtattcttggtgataataaacagttgtagctaaaccttagttctctgtgggattcaacTCCGGACTCTTAGaccgaattatatttgcagcaatcgtttatcctttttaggactagagttgggcgcgATCAAATTTTGGCATTATTGCCGGGGAACTAGTGGTGTAGCTGTAGCTGTAAATATTGCTTGGTGTTaaatttgaacttttattttgttttatttgtattttttttaattcttgatTTGAGAGACATGGAATCTTGGGAATTATGTGAGTTCTGATGTTAGTAATACTACTTTTGATCCTTCTTATGCATATTGTGGAGGAAACCAAAcatggcaaaattatcaaaatattttcgagaGTGAGTTATGGGCActaactcaatcttatgtgtggaatgtatgTGATATGTTTGGTAGTCAATATGGTTACTTTTATGGTTGTATTATATTTCTTATCCTCCCCCCATCCCTTATTACGATGGTTCTACTTTtacttgtgaagttaataggaacaaagaacctgtGGATGTTGATCTAAAAGAGATCAAGGATATGCTAAGGTGCCTTGTGGAACAAAATAATAACACTCAATTACGGGTACAAAGGCAAGAggaaactattcacaacttgaagGCTCAAGTGAGTCAAATGGTAGAGCTTTGAATGTTCCAAAAGTCAATATAGTGGATAGAAGCTGAAAACAATATGAATTAGAGTCAGCAGTTAACACTCTGGTGGAGGAGGTTAGAGTAGAATACCAACAACCTAGCCAACTAGAACTTGAGGATTCCGATGTTGAAGACGTGATACTTGAGTCAGCCAAGGATAGTAAAGATACAAATTTTGTTGATTCTAGTGTCACTAATATTGAGGATGTTGAAAGTCCTGGAGTGCacattggtcctcactccaagcattttttcaCATTGTGTTTCGATGATGATATGAAAATAGAGTTATCCGAACCAATTGAGGAATCAACGAAAGAGGAACAAGGTCCCTACATTCTGGAACTTTCCATGAGAGAAAGACAGGATTACGTACCTCATCTAAAGACAAAGAAGTATAGAATAGTACAGTGGTTATTTGGGACAACAAGATTTATTCCACTACCCCTGGTGAATAAATGCGAACTTGAAGCCAAATTAGGGGTCCAATTtataagctcgaggtggaggcaaacAGTGGTTCACGTCGTACCACGACGTTAAATTAAACCCTTGTTGGGAGGCAATCCAACTTTAccgctttcttttatttctagtctttttttttgtattatttttatagtgtcattttttattttttaggagcATGGGAACCAAAAGCTATTGAAAGGATGACACAACAAGCTAGATGGTTAGAACTAAGTGTGGGTGCCCGCACAAGGGTCATgtctgggagaagtctgagtactcACTGAGCTGCTAAtgtttcggcctttggcctactagggagtttcttttaccctcttgtatttttgggtgtgcattggggacaatgcacaattttaagtgtgtgGTGAAGAGACTGTTTGTGTgattttctatgctattttagttgtataattttatgtgttattaaaataataaaaataaatataaaaataataattatctaGAAATAATCCCTCTTGGGCTTTCTTATGGCTACGGTTCTTTTCCAATGGATGACTCTTTGAACCGCGTAGTAGTTTTTTTTGTAGGTagaatttttaaaaggttttggACTTTTCCCTACGATTGACttcctagacagttttcttgagggtttaaagtctaaagaaaaatacaaaaagattttAGTTTTTTTCAACTGATAATGGAATTGGAAGAACTTGAGTATCTATGCCTTTTGACATGTTTTATGTTGGGGCTTAGAGGTAGAGCATTTGTGTTGCGTATCTTCTTCTTGATTATTGCGACTATACACCTCAAGAATATGTGTGACTTTCTTTTGACGCTTGGACTCATTTATTGACTTCTATTGTTACTTTCTAGTGTTTGGATTATATAATGACTGTGCTAGTTGCTTTAACTTGAGAGTCGGGTCTGAGTTGTCCTAACTAAATCATGTGCATTGTGTGAGGTGAGATTTTGGTTGTACTTTGTATCATCCCTTattagtctagaactttcccCGTGTGTGAGTCGAAGCAAAAAAGATTAagtcttgtgagttgaagaaatgatataggcatttctttgattGACCCTTGAGCCTATTTGCCTACCAGTGATAACATTATCCGTAGTTAGTCCTCTTAAGCCTATAGCCCTTTTTCTTTGGCACTAACATTACAAGCCATCCTCTATTTTATTCTAAATTGTATCTTGTTTACCTTTTACCTCCGAAAGCACTTAAGTCGCTGAAAGAGTAAAGAAAAAACTTGGGTAGCTTTTTAGTGGAACCATAGAAAGGCCGAAAAAGGTGCACTTGTATTTAAGAGCTTTACTCTCCACAAATACCAAATTAAGAAgagtaaaaaagaaagaaagaaaaaaaaaatgaattgcaCCTCCTATATCTTTGTTTGGGCTAGTGTGTATCTATATTTTGATGTGCTTAATGAAGAATGGCttaattgtgtatggttcatagCAAGACATTGAATTGGTCATGAAAAGAAGATGTGCTTAAAAGTGAAGTGTGATATactaaagtgcttaggagggtatatatatatcctacttgttccttagcctacattacaacctataaagtcctacttgatcctaaatTTTTCAAGCTTAAATTAGTCGAGTCTTACACTGTGGGCAAGACTATGGTGCGAACTTGTGAGGCATACAAGTTTTATTGTGAGAGCTAGTGAAGTTTTACAATATTTGAGTCCTTAGATTATACTTGAACATATATTTAAGTGTGTGGACTATTTCTCTCTATGGTTTGatggtgagggcacatgatttgcAAAGGATTGGAGAAGCTCTTAGTTTTTGAGTTGGCACAAGAAGCAAGTTATAGTATGGAACGTAGAGGAGTCAATTTTTAAGGTTAAGATATTAGAAGAGTcacataaatattttaaatagtcTTGGCAATGGTCTAAAAATGAGGAAAGATGTCAATAGCCCTTATATTGGGTTCTAAGCGTTGATATAAACCATTACCATTGCTATGATACTTGAGTTTGTTTTGGAATTGGGTTACTTGCCATGTGCTTAATTTTAAGTTGCTCGAGAACGAGCAAGAGTTTAAATATGGGGTAGTGAAGAGACTGTTTGTGTGATTtcctatgctattttagttgtattattttatgtgtgttgaaaataataaaaataaaaataataataataattggggAGAAATAGTTCCTCTTAGTCTTTCTTATGGCCACAGTTCTTTCCCAAGGGATGAATCTTTGAACCgggtagtattttttttttgtagtagAATTTTCAAAAAGTTTTGAACTTTTTTCTATGATTGACTTCCTAGACGGTTTTCTTGAGGATTTAAAgtctaaagaaaaatacaaaaagaatttgttttctttttttttcaactgATAATGGAATGGGAAGAACTTGAGCATCTAtgctttttgacatattttatgtTGGGGTTTAGAGGTGGAGCATTTGTGCTGAGTATCTTCTTCTTGATTATTGTGACTGTACGCCTTGAGTATATGTGTGACTTCTTTTTTACTCTTGGACACATTTATTGACTCCTATTTTTACTTCCTAGTGTTGGATTATATGATTactgcgctagttgctttaacttGAGAGCCGGGTTTGAGCCCTCCTGAGTAAGTCATGTGCATTTTGTGAGGTGAGATTTTGGTTGTACTATGTGTCATCCCttgttagtctagaacttgccccgtgtgtgaGTCGAAGCGAAATGATTAAGTCTTGTGAGTTGAGGaaatgatataggcatttctttgattGACCCTTGAGCCTATTTGCCAATCAGTGATAACATTATCCGTAGTCAGCCTTTTTGAGCCTATAGATCTTTTTCTTTGGCACTAACATTACAAGCCAGCCTCTATTTTGTTCTAAATCGTATCTTGTGTACCATTTACCTCCCAAAGCCCTTAAGTCGTTGAAAGAGTAAAGAAAGAGATTGGGTAGCTTTTTAGTGGAACCATAGAAAGGCCGACAAGGTGCACTTGTATTTAAAAGCCTTACTCGCCACAAATACCAAATTAAGGAGAGTGAaaaaaaataaatgacacatcCCATATCTTTGTTTGGGCTAGTAAGTATCTATATTTTGATGTTCTTAATGAAGAATGGCTTAATTGTGTATGGTTCACAGCAAGGCGTTGAATTGCTCATGACAAGAAGATGTGCTTAAAAGTGAAATATGATGAACTAAAGTGCTTAAGAGGGCTAGTCACTATTTTTCTATATATATCCTACTCGTCCCTTGCCTATATATACAACCTATAAATTCCTACTTGATCCAAGATTTTGTAAGCTTAAATTATTCAAGTCTTACattacgggcaagcctatggtacgaaCTTGTGAGGCATATTGAGTTTTATTGTGAGAACGAGTGAATATTTTCAATATTTGAGTCCTTATATTATACTTGAGCTTATATTTGAGTGTGTGGACTATTTCTCTCTGTGGTTTGctggtgagggcacatgatttgcAAAGGATTGGCAACGTCCTTGGTTTTTGAGTTGGCACAAGAAGCAAGTTATCATATGGAATGTAGTGGGGTCAATTTTTGAAGTTAAGATGTTAGAAGAGTCACATAAACATTTTAAATAGTCTTGACACTAGTCTAAAAATGAGGAAAGATGTCAATAGCCCTTATGTTGGGTTCTAAGCATTGATATAAACCATTGTCATTGCTATGATGCTTGAGTTTGTTTTGGAATTGGGTTACTTGCCAAGTGCTTAATTTTAAGTTGCTCGGGGACAAGTGTGGGGTAGTGAAGAGATTATTTGTGTGATTTCCTATGCTATTTTCGTTGTATTATTTTATGTgtgttaaaaataataaaaataaaaataacaattaGGTAGAAATAATACCTCTTGGTTTTTCTTATGGCCACAATTCTTTCTTAAGGGATGACTCTTTGAACCGGGTAGTAGTTTTTTTTTGTAGGTagaatttttaaaaggttttggACTTTTCCCTTTGATGGACttcctagacagttttcttgaatgtttaaagtctaaagaaaaataccaaaaaaaaataaatttttttcaaCTGATAATGAAATAGGAAGAACTTGAGTATCTTTgttttttgacatattttatgtTGGGGCTTAAAGGTGGAGTATTTGTGCTGAGTATCTTTTTCTTGATTATTGTGACTATATGCCTTGAGAATATGTGTGACTTCCTTTTGACGCTTGGACTCGTTTATTGACTCTTGTTATTTCCTAGTGTTTGGATTATATGATTactgcgctagttgctttaacttgagggccgggtttgagcccTCCTGAGTAAGTCATGTGCATTTTGTGAGGTGAGATTTTGGTTGTACTATGTGTCATCCCttgttagtctagaacttgccccgtgcgTGAGTCGAAGCGAAATGATTAAGTCTTGTGAGTTGAGGaaatgatataggcatttctttgattGACCCTTGAGCCTATTTGCCAATCAGTGATAACATTATCCGTAGTCAGCCtttttgagcctatagacctttttctttggcACTAACATTACAAGCCAACCACTATTTTGTTCTAAATCGTATCTTATTTACCCTTTACCTCCGAAGGCACTTAAGTTGCTCAAAGAGTAAAGAAAGAGATTGGGTAGCTTTTTAGTGGAACCATAGAAAGGCCGACAAGGTGAACTTGTATTTAAAAGCCTTACTCGCCACAAATACCAAATTAAGCAGAGTGAAAAAAATGATAAATACATAAAAAATGAATGGCACCTCCTGTATCTTTGTTTGGGCCAGTGAGTATCTATATTTTGACGTGCTTAATCAAGAATGGCTTAATTGTGTATGGTTCACAGCAAAACGTTGAATTGGTCATGACAAGAAATGTGCTTAAAAGTGATGTGTAATGTactaaagtgcttaggagggttagtcacaATTTTTCTATATATATCCTACTCGTCCCTTGGCCTAGATTACAACCTATAAattcctacttgatcctagatttTACAAGCTTAAATTAGTTAAGTCTTACAATACTGGAAAGCCTATCGTACGAACTTGTGAGGCATACGAGTTTTATTGTGAGAGCGAGTGAATTTTTTCAATATTTGAGTCCTTAGATTATACTTGAACTTATGGTTGAGTGTGTGGACTATTTCTCTCTATGGTTTGctggtgagggcacatgattttCAAAGGATTAGCAAAGTGCTTGGTTTTTGAGTTGGCACAAGAAGCAAGTTATAGTATGGAATGTAGTGGAGTCAATTTTTGAGGTTAAAATGTTAGATCAGTCACCCAAATATTTTAAATAGTCTTGGCACTGGTCTAAAAATGAGGAAAGATGCCAATAGCCCTTATGTTGGGTTCTAAGCATTAATATAAACCATTTTCATTGCTATGATGCTTAAGTTTGTTTTGGAATTGAGTTACTTTCCATGTGCTTAATTTTaagttgctcgaggacgagcaagagtttaagtgtggggtagtgATAATTGATGAAAAATGCATTTTTTTAGCATGTTTGCACATAATTTCTTATGTGAGTCGCGACAGATTACatatttataaatatataatATGCTCATTATATGTTTATTGTGTGTAGGAGTGAATTTGGATGGAAGTTGGCAAGAACTGGATGATTTGATGCAAAAAGCGTAGAGATGCAAGACTTGGGAGCGTGCCACAATTGGTGCATTACATGAAGGTAGGCGCGAAATGGCCTAGGAAATGAACAATAAACAGCGAAGTATGGAGGTTGGCACTGGACCTGGCACGCGAAAGGAACAAAGAAGAAGTAAAATAGTTGGGACCGTGCTAGAAGTCGCGCATTGCACCAACTCTAGCATGCGACTCAGTGTGTCCTTTGCGAATTAGGAGATATCAAGGACACCCCACATCAACCCTAATTGATATAAATATATCATAAAATGTCCTTTTGAAGGGGATACACTACTTTAGGGTAAAATAACACCTGAGGAGGCGAGAACATGTTGGGAGCAAGGAGGAAGATTCAACCACGAGTTTTTCCCCTTCTTCTTCCTagttttcattgttggttatgacttttagtattgtagttttacatactattatgagtTGCTAATCtattatctagagttttgatggaaccttttggagGATGAATTCTTGTTACGTTTTAATATTCTTCCTAGTTTTCAAACTGATTGGTTATCCACCAAATTTTAATTCAAAAGGAAGGGAAGTAATTTAGGTAGTTATGCAAACTATACCTGTAATTTTGTTGCTAACTCAACAGCAGGAAACTATGTGAGCAAACCTGCTCCACCACCTCCACTCTAGCCACAGCGACAAGGAAGGAATTCTCCTATATCTGCTGGTACCTCTATGGCACAACCATCAGCTTCATTCTTTACACAGGAACAGTACCAACAGATCATGCAACTACTAATGTACTGTATATCCCAGAATTTAAATGCAACATATTATCTGTGTCTAAGGTGACAAAGGAGCTGCAGTGTTCAGCCTTATTCTTTCCTGACTTTTGTATCTTCCAGGAACTTTGGAGTGGTCAGGTGAAAGCGATGGGTAAGGAGGATCATGGACTATATGTGCTGACGAAGAATTTTACACAGCAAGGTTCAGCACTGTCAGGGATTAAAAGTGTAGAAAATAACAGTGTTGTACTGCTAGTAGTCGTTCTTCTCTTACTAGTTCACTTTGGCATAGAAGGTTAGGACATGCACCGCTTGATGTAATAAAAAGGCATGATGTACTCAGACATCTAGAACAGGGTGAGCATCATCCTTGTACTATTTGTCCTCTAGCTAAATAAATAAGACTGCCTTTTTCATTGAGTAATACAATGTCAAAATCTTCTTTCGAATTGATTTATTGTGATATTTGGGGTCCCTATGGAGTACTAGCTATGATGGCAAAAAGATATTTTGTGACCATTGTAGATGACTCATAAGATACACTTGGATATTTCTGATTCACTCCAAGTCAGACACATTGATAGTGCTGAGAAATGTTTTGGCCAAAGTACATAATTTTTTTTCTACTCAAGTGAAAACACTTAGAACAGACAATGGATGTGAGTTTTAAATACTGAGTTCACAAGTTTATTACTGAAACTAGGCATCGATCATCAGAGTACTTGTGTGTACAC
Proteins encoded:
- the LOC138891136 gene encoding 5-epi-aristolochene synthase-like, whose amino-acid sequence is MLLTTGRKLADTLNLIDIIERLGISYHFEKEIDEILDQIYNQNSNCNDLCTSALQFRLLRQHGFNISPEIFSKFQDENGKFKESLASDVLGLLNLYEASHVRTHADDILEDALAFSTIHLESAALHLISPLREQVTHALEQCLHKGVPRVETRFFISSIYEKEQSKNTVLLRFSKLDYNMLQMLHKQELAEVSRWWKDLDFVTTLPYARDRVVECYFWALGVYFEPQYSQARVMLVKTISMISIVDDTFDAYGTVKELEAYTDAIQRWDINEIDRLPDYMKMSYKAILDLYKDYEKELSSAGRSHIVCHAIERMKEVVRNYNVESTWFIEGYMPPVSEYLSNALATTTYYYLATTSYLGIKSATEHDFEWLSKNPKILEASVIICRVIDDTATYEVEKSRGQIATGIECCMRDYGVATKEAMDKFQKMAEKAWKDLNEGLLRPTPVSVEFLTPILNLARIVEVTYIHNLDGYTHPEKVLKPHIIALLVDSIEI